A stretch of DNA from Methanobrevibacter gottschalkii DSM 11977:
AACAACGAACTTTCAGGCATTAAAGGACAAGCACGCGAAACAATTACTCAAGTTAAAGATTTGACTGGTAAATTAGAATCTGTTAAAGTATTCCAAAAACAGTATGATGACATTTCAGATTATATTAATTTACTAAATCATTTTAGAAGCTTATATAGTAAAAATGGCATTCAAAAAGATTTAAGAAATATTTCAAGGCCATTGATTCAAAAGTATACTAAAGACTTCTTTAATGAATTTAACTTTAATTATTCTGATCTGACTCTTGATGATGAATATGATGTGACTGTTTATGGTCCTGAAGGGGAATCTTCAATGAGTATGGTTAGTGGTGGTGAAAAAATAGCTATAGCATTAGCTTTAAGACTTGGTATTACACAAGCAATGGCTAATGGGGAATTGGATACTATTTTACTTGATGAGCCTACAATTCATTTAGATTCATCAAGAAGACACGAGTTAATCAATTTATTAAAAGAAATGTCTGTACTGCCTCAAATGATAATTGTGACTCATGAACCTCAACTTGAGAATGCTGCAGATAATTTAATTAAAGTAGAAAAAGTGAACGGTGTTTCAAAAGTAATAATGTAAATTACATTATTCTTATTATTTTTTTACATAGTTTCAGCTGCATCTTTAATTGCATCAATTATGCAGTTCGCATTCCAGCCAACAATGGTTGCTGCTTTTTCTTCTAATTTAATTGGGACTTCTTCTACACCTAATGGTCTAACTAAAACAATAGGTATTTCATATTTTTCGCTTACAATTAATAAATCTTCAAAAAGTTCTTTATTATCATTATAAAGGCCGGCCAATAAAACAATCCTATCTACTTTTTGATAAAATTCTTCACCGGCAGTGGAATATGCTCCAGACATGGATTCTTTCCATAAAAAATCTGTCTTTGAGTATAATTTTTCTGTAAACTGATTATATTCTTTGTTTGTGTCAAATCCATTTGTTATTATTAAATTGTAAATTTTATTGTCTCTTTCATCTTCAAACATTTTCTCACCTTGCTTTTATTTTAAATATTATAATATAAAAATATTTATTAATTTTAAAAATGTAATTTTAATTATAACGATTTATTTTAAGGAATTATTTTTTATGAAAGCAGCAGTAATTGGATTAGGCGTAGAAGGAAAAAAAGCAGTAAACTCTCTTTTAAATCATGGATGGGAAGTTTATGCCACTGATTTGAATATTAATGTTGATTTATCTGGTTTAAATCTACCAAATTTGTCACTTGATGTAATTGATGAAACTCAAACAGTTTCAATTGTTGGAGATGGCATAACTCTTGATTTAGGTTTTACAAATCCTTATGACATTGATCAGTGCGATGCAGTAGCAATTAGCCCTAGCATGTTTGGAGGAGAATTTGCAACAAAATTATTAAAAAATTCAAATTTACTAAGTGATGTTGTAGACAAACATAAAGATATTTTTACTATCGGAATTACAGGGACTAATGGCAAAACAACCACTGTACATATGTTAAAAGAAATCTTGGAAAATGCTGGTAAAAATGTTTTAGTTGGAGGAAATGGGGGTGGAGGATTTTCAGGTTATTATGACTTAATTCTTGAAGCTAATGAAGGGGAATATGATATATTGCTTGTAGAGGTATGTGATATGACTCTTGATTTCTGCAAATATTGTTTTGATTTTGACATGATTGGTCTTACTAATATTGGTAATGATCATATGAATGTTCATAAAACCATTGCCAACTATAAAAATTCTCTTGTTAGATTTTTTGAGGGAAAAACAGTATTCACTGCATTTAATCAAGATTTTAACACTGATTTTAAAGAATCTAGCGATAAAAACATTCCTTATTTTGAATATCAGGATGAATTAAAATTATTTGGCAAATTTAATTTACTTAATGCAGGTCTTGCAACAGCCATAGCAAGGGAATTGAAAATACCTAAAGATGTTATTAAATCAACACTTTCTGAATTTAATGCTGTTGAAGGCAGATTAGATGTTTACAAAATTAATAATGTTTCTGTTTATGTTGGAAAAACTGATAATTCCGATGCATTAACTTCAATTTTATCTGAAAAAGATTTTTATGCTATATTTATAGGCACGCCCCGCCATAATGAAATCCACAGATTGGATATTTTAGATGCTGCTGTTAGGTATAATCCGGAAGTTATTGTATTATTCCCTGGATTGGATGATACTCTGGACATGGCGGTTTATAGATTAAATTCCCTCGGTTATATGGGGAATATCATTACGGTAAATTCTCTTGATGAAATTATCGAATTAGTTGCTGAGTATTCACATGAGGATGCTATATTAATAGGGGGCAATGGTCAAGATACTCTTATTAATATTCAAGAAAGAATTAAGTTAATTTCTGAAAATTTATAGGAAATTGCCTTTGTGCAATAAGCTTTTTATATAAGGTTAACTAAAATTATAACATTATTATATTTATTAAGGTGTATTAAATGAGTAGCGGTTGGAGAAGAATATCAATTACAATATGTTTGGCATTAATTGTTTTAAGTATATTATTTGTTGCATTTAGTGCAGCAACTAACGCGCCTTATACCGCTCAATCCGTTGCAGATGAGTATAATCTTCCTATAGGACAATCCATGTTTGAAAACCAATCTATTTTAGGTCAACAAGATTCAATTTCTGTACCATTGATATCAAATGTTGGATTCTTACAACATCAAATTACTGCATTAGATATTCAAGGATTATTAATGACTTTGACTACTGGTATGGTTCCATTTGATTTTTCAACTGTATCTAGTGAAGGTATAGACTCATATGGGGATGTGGTTAATGTAGAAGGCCCAGGATTTTTAACATTTGAAGGAGATAAATTGGCTGTAAAATCACCAAATAACTATGTATGGGGGTACAGTACTCCATATAAATGGTTAGTTAAAACTGATACTGGTGTGGATGTTGTTGAAAATGGAACTGTTGTTAAATCTGTTCCAGAAAATGAAATTAAGAATTTAGATTATCATAATGATTATTATAATAGTTCTACTATTAGAAGTTGGTATAACTATGATGCTCATAATGGGTCTACATTTACTTTAGAAAAAGGAATGAAAGGATTTTCTGATGGCAGGAATAATATTAGTGCTGCTGATGTGCCAGTAATATTTGGTCATGATGTTGTTGATTATGCATCTGAATATCCTACTGGTTCTCCTATTCTGTTATACTCTGGAAATTACACTGAAGAAGATGGTGAAGCTTATGGAACTTCTTTAGGATCACATGCAGAATATGGTGATTCAATTAGGGAAGTAAATGCAAGACAATTTGTTGATGCCTGGAATGGAACTGTAATTCCACCTAATTCAACTTCAAGTGGTAAAGATTATGTGTACTTTGAATCAGCTGTTGATCCAACTGCTCCTGGAGGAAGTGCAGCGCATGGTGTATGTCCGCCTGCTAGGGCTTTAAGAGCAGCAGTCACTGCTGAAGGTTTCGGTTTACCTGTTGGTATGACTTGGGACGAAGATGCAGTTTTATTTGGGTATAATCCTGCACAGGATATTACAGTTACAAATAATCATGATTATCCAGTATTGATTAAAATGTGGACTGAAGGTGAAGGTACTGGAATGGGTATTTACTGTCAAATTGTAAGATATATTCCGAAATAAGGAATATTTCTTTTTTTCTTTTTTATGTCAATCTCAACTATTATTACAGCGGCTGGAAAAAATTCCAGAATGAGAAATGATCAGATTTCTCGCAATATTGAATTAACAAATAAACTTATTCTTCCATTTAAAAATAAAACAGTTATAGAGACAACTATTGATAATGCATTATCTGCAGATATAGATGAATGTATTGTGGTACTTGGTCATTATGCTAATGAAATTCTAGAATCTATTTTTGATAATTATAAAGATTCAGTTAAATTTGTAATTAATAATCCTGTTGATGTAGGTTTGTCAGTATCACTTTACAATGGT
This window harbors:
- a CDS encoding nuclease, whose amino-acid sequence is MFEDERDNKIYNLIITNGFDTNKEYNQFTEKLYSKTDFLWKESMSGAYSTAGEEFYQKVDRIVLLAGLYNDNKELFEDLLIVSEKYEIPIVLVRPLGVEEVPIKLEEKAATIVGWNANCIIDAIKDAAETM
- a CDS encoding Mur ligase family protein — translated: MKAAVIGLGVEGKKAVNSLLNHGWEVYATDLNINVDLSGLNLPNLSLDVIDETQTVSIVGDGITLDLGFTNPYDIDQCDAVAISPSMFGGEFATKLLKNSNLLSDVVDKHKDIFTIGITGTNGKTTTVHMLKEILENAGKNVLVGGNGGGGFSGYYDLILEANEGEYDILLVEVCDMTLDFCKYCFDFDMIGLTNIGNDHMNVHKTIANYKNSLVRFFEGKTVFTAFNQDFNTDFKESSDKNIPYFEYQDELKLFGKFNLLNAGLATAIARELKIPKDVIKSTLSEFNAVEGRLDVYKINNVSVYVGKTDNSDALTSILSEKDFYAIFIGTPRHNEIHRLDILDAAVRYNPEVIVLFPGLDDTLDMAVYRLNSLGYMGNIITVNSLDEIIELVAEYSHEDAILIGGNGQDTLINIQERIKLISENL